GGGCGCTCATTTGATAGTACGAAGCTGTTCGGAACAGCATTTGGAATGAGCGGATGCCAAATGGTGGCGGCATTGAATTCATTTATATTTTTTTCAAACCGGGGAAATGATAGCGAATGCTGAGAGGCGGTTTTGATGATGGCAAGATAGGCGTCGAATCGGTAAAAAATATCCAGCAACTGACGCAGTTCTTTTTTGTGAGAGATCCTGAAATAATAATCCATGCGAAAAACAGCACGGTTCGAGAGCCTGTCTTCCTTTTGGTTCAGGAAGGATTTGATGGTCCCCGATGATAGAAACTTTCGCATAAAGGCTACTTCGTTCGCAATTTCGCCGGGAATGTCCTCCTCTCGCAATGCTGCCAATGTATGCTTAATGGCCTTTATGAGACGGAATGTGGCGAATAACCCGCTTTGGATCCGGTAATATTCCTCTGGACTTTTTAGGAAGTAAATGAAGGTATCGAACCAATGCCGGAACACATCGTTTGACATGGAATGTGCAACGCTCAATTCATAGTAGCTTTCCACGGCCATGATATAGGCCCTCGGAATGGTAATCTGCCAAATTTCGGGCTTCTCCTGGATAGTTTTCAGCAGCTTTTGAAGAGATAGTAGCTCGGAAAGACTGCTTTTGGGCTTGCTGAGCATTGCCTTCAGATAATCTCTGCCGCCGGGTGTTTTGGTCTGATCAAAAAAATTGAGGATGCTTACCGAACGATTGTTCTCCGCAATGATCTGTAATTCAAGTAAAGTATGCTGATCAACAGGGTGCATTTTGAGAATTTTGGATATTCTCAAAAGTAAAAAGCTGGGAGAAAGTTGGGGCGTTAAATAAAGTTAAACTTCGCTTTTCCTGGGGAATGCAAGCCAGATGAAATAGCCTGTAAGCCCGACAATGCAAATCTGCATCACGTAGTCAATGAGCAGTTCAGTAGATGCGGTTGGATCAGAAGGCGTCATGTAACAGGGCATGCCCAACCGCCACCAGTACGACGGATGAATAACACAGAGTGCATTAAAAATCAGTAGCAATGCAATCTGCGTCTTGTTTTTCCAATCGATCACGTAAAAAACGAGTGGAATCAGGAAGAGGAAAATGTAGTTGCTATATGCGCTTTGCTGAACGATCATCATGGTGGCGTAGAGCACAATCCAGACGCGGGACAGCATAACCCTGAAATCAGCATTACGCAGTCTCAATGCTGCTAAACACGCCAGCCCGACTGAAATAGCGAGTCCTATCCAGTTCCAGAATTTTTCTCCAACTCCAATGTGGTTAAAAAACAGAGGATTCAGGATGGACTGAATGTTCGGCGCGCGTAATGTTTTGGCTTCGTCAAGCGGCTGTGTAAATTCCCAGCCGACCAATGGATACAGTACGGCCAGCGATATAATTCCGATAATGACCATTGGAATCAGCAAACGAATTTTTTGCTTCTCCAAAATGAACAACGGAACTAGTATCAGCACAAAAATCGCTTTCGTCATCAGCAGCCCGATCGCCAGAATGATCGCATACCACGCAACCCACAGCGTTCTCTCTCGGACCAGGTAAGCGAGTATGACAAACAGCC
The genomic region above belongs to Dyadobacter pollutisoli and contains:
- a CDS encoding MutS-related protein, encoding MHPVDQHTLLELQIIAENNRSVSILNFFDQTKTPGGRDYLKAMLSKPKSSLSELLSLQKLLKTIQEKPEIWQITIPRAYIMAVESYYELSVAHSMSNDVFRHWFDTFIYFLKSPEEYYRIQSGLFATFRLIKAIKHTLAALREEDIPGEIANEVAFMRKFLSSGTIKSFLNQKEDRLSNRAVFRMDYYFRISHKKELRQLLDIFYRFDAYLAIIKTASQHSLSFPRFEKNINEFNAATIWHPLIPNAVPNSFVLSNERPVCILTGANTSGKTTFLKACGIAIYLAHLGCPVPAKEMSLPFFDRLYTSIHLSDDLAAGYSHFYNEMMRIKSVAEALHAGDKCFIIIDELFRGTNHDDALHCSKTVVDGFSRSNGSLFLVSTHLMEMVNHYQTSPQIAFHCFRTRITGSQFENSFQIEPGVSSEKVGRLIMDKTGITSLLENTKGPQMIESLLTMNQI